The Solanum lycopersicum chromosome 8, SLM_r2.1 DNA segment ttattattattattatttttgatttatgTAGGAAAGGAGAATATTCAAATGGAAATGCAATTGAGAAAAACAAACAAGAAGAAGATGAGGAATTGTATAGTTTAGAAGAAACTAATAAACGTAGAGTAGTATTCGGAGAGTTAGAAGCTATTTGTATTCGTGGAATTGCATCTGAATCTGCTGATAATTTGCCAACCAACCACAATGTCACTTTTCCTGAATTGGCTCTCAATGAAGCCATGGTTAACAAAATGGATAATACTATGGgtaaatttcataaaaggaaGAGAGGGAAAGATGAATGGGGAAGATTTTTCAAGTCATTAGTGAAGAAACTGGCGAACCACCAAGAAGATCTACAAAGAAGTTTGATGGAAACAATGGAGAGATTAGatcaagaaagaaaagaaagagaagaattATGGAGAGAGAAAGAATTAGAAAAACTCCAAAATGAAGAAGCTGCTAGAGCCCATGAAAGAAGATTGGCTTCAACTAGAGAAGCTGCTCTTGTTTCTTGCTTAGAAAAACTCACAGGTcagaaaattgattttcaaacatTCAAAATAAAGGAAGACGAAACCTGAGATAACAAGTAAGTATGGAAAGAAATAAGTAAGTCAATCAATGTCTGCAATGGGATATTATGAGCCGCAAAGAGAAGTGATGCACAAGTGTAGTCTCAAGAAAAGATCACAAGGGAACAGTTGAGAATAGTTGTACTCAAGGAAATGATACTAATATTGATGGCGATGAAAACAGACgtaacaaacaacaacaatgagTGATAAGCTATAAGAACATCACTGCTTactttcttctttattattgtttattttctcatttctttttcatgtATTTGTTTTGTTCATCCTGTCATTTCCTTTTCTTCCAACAATGATATCAGTTCCCATGTCGTTTTtcatactattttatttttctactgCAACTATTATGTAGGCCATACCAACACAAACTTAATTTATCCCAaaacatacttcaacttttaaCTTATCAAACTTACACTACTAGCTTAGGCAAACATTATCAAAGGTTAACATGACCATCAACTTGTCTCTCCTGAGAttcaaacttttgaattttattatataggTGGACATTATATAATAACTgctataaattataatcattAACAGCCTAAATTATttagaagacataaaaaaacTATCCGTTAAAGAAAAACTTGGACTACGCTCAAAACTTTAGTCTAACTCATAATTTGGGTGgatcatttcaatttgtttgtctgagTATGACTTGGCATGAAactgtttcaatttgtttatttagGTTTAACTTGTTTCAATTTGATATGAagtttaaaaaagtttttaaaaaaacacttttaaatgtggtcttaaattaaatatatgtaaaatgtatcgaccatattttttaaataatattattttaaacatataacgtagaaaatgaaaactaaaaaactgtatatatacatgaaaatgacattttttttaacgcattaaaaatgaaaataaaacacTGGTATATGATAGAATAATACATTGATGTATTCTTTTTCCTATATTTATTATACTCCACATTATcgattatatattaaattagtaCCAGGTGAGCATATTCGGAATGCGAGATTGAGGTACacattaaatatataaactatAGAGTACATTTCTTTCATTCAATAAGGTGGTCGAGTGTCAACGACCAAACAAAATTTTTTgatttgcttttcttttttgttctttttagcCCTTCTTTCCATTCTTTGAACAGAtaatattattggatcggaCACATGGGTGGAGTTATTTTAAGTGAATAATTTCGTTGGAAATTTTATGGTGCATATAAAGGTTAAATATTAGTTATtataaatattgttataaaatcaagctcataagaatataatcataaagagaagaaaacaagagaagtagatagaagaagagaaattttcttcttattcaagtgtatacaatggtgaatgatatctctatttatagtgttaagATATCATGGTCAAAGGTCACCTTGGAATTATACTTTGTTAtcatcaaggttcatatcaccttggaatcttatcacattggaaacactaatacatgaatccaattaattgttggataactctaatggATCATCCATATAACACAAtagatttataataattttggcaTGATACATAAATACACCCTTTAATTTGGGTTCGAATcacatttatgtccttcaactttgggtgtgcacaagtagacacttaaacttgtataaagttgaacaaatagacacacatgtcctacatgtcatcctaCGTGTCATTTTTTGTCTTATGTGGTGTCTTACGTGTATTGTGCCATGTAGGAcccatgtgtttatttatttaaaagttgcaTAGTTAAAGTgattgtttgtgcattatgaaagttgaaggtcaaagttaaatttg contains these protein-coding regions:
- the LOC104648816 gene encoding uncharacterized protein; the encoded protein is MQSDYEMGGIHQECEDEPRFMVENNASTSSPFYPNYHFPPTSHPILQQIHSLPITQHFFPYQHAHYRSMSEEIRVDQSQTAELVAFPASEIRGGQEDALIRGSERYCTQPRQTCVAVWQNQEDSAMKQPVWKGEYSNGNAIEKNKQEEDEELYSLEETNKRRVVFGELEAICIRGIASESADNLPTNHNVTFPELALNEAMVNKMDNTMGKFHKRKRGKDEWGRFFKSLVKKLANHQEDLQRSLMETMERLDQERKEREELWREKELEKLQNEEAARAHERRLASTREAALVSCLEKLTGQKIDFQTFKIKEDET